The Paraburkholderia sp. PREW-6R genomic interval TACCTTCGTACTCCTCCGTTACACTTTGGGAGGAGACCGCCCCAGTCAAACTGCCTACCATGCACTGTCCCCGGTCCGGATAACGGACCCAGGTTAGAACCTCAAACAGATCAGGGTGGTATTTCAAGGTTGGCTCCACGCAAACTGGCGTTCACGCTTCAAAGCCTCCCACCTATCCTACACAGACCGGTTCAAAGTCCAATGCAAAGCTACAGTAAAGGTTCATGGGGTCTTTCCGTCTAGCCGCGGGGAGATTGCATCATCACAAACACTTCAACTTCGCTGAGTCTCGGGAGGAGACAGTGTGGCCATCGTTACGCCATTCGTGCAGGTCGGAACTTACCCGACAAGGAATTTCGCTACCTTAGGACCGTTATAGTTACGGCCGCCGTTTACCGGGACTTCAATCAGGAGCTTGCACCCCATCATTTAATCTTCCGGCACCGGGCAGGCGTCACACCCTATACGTCCACTTTCGTGTTTGCAGAGTGCTGTGTTTTTATTAAACAGTCGCAGCCACCAGTTTATTGCAACCCCTTCACCCTCTGCCCGCAGGGGCATCAAGCTACAGGGGCGTACCTTATCCCGAAGTTACGGTACCAATTTGCCGAGTTCCTTCTCCCGAGTTCTCTCAAGCGCCTTAGAATACTCATCTCGCCCACCTGTGTCGGTTTGCGGTACGGTCACTGTCAAACTGAAGCTTAGAGGCTTTTCCTGGAACCACTTCCGATTGCTTCTTCACCGAAGTGAATGGCCTCGCACCCTTGAATTCCGCGCCCGGATTTGCCAAAGCGCCTTCTCCAATGCAAGGACCGGGACGTCCAACACCCGGACAACCTTCCGCGATCCGTCCCCCCATCGCATTTGACAATGGTGCAGGAATATTGACCTGCTTCCCATCAGCTACGCATTTCTGCCTCGCCTTAGGGGCCGACTCACCCTACGCCGATGAACGTTGCGTAGGAAACCTTGGGCTTACGGCGAGGGGGCTTTTCACCCCCTTTATCGCTACTCATGTCAGCATTCGCACTTCCGATACCTCCAGCACACTTTCCAGTGCACCTTCGCAGGCTTACGGAACGCTCTCCTACCATGCATATAAATATGCATCCGCAGCTTCGGTATATTGCTTAGCCCCGTTACATCTTCCGCGCAGGACGACTCGATCAGTGAGCTATTACGCTTTCTTTAAAGGATGGCTGCTTCTAAGCCAACCTCCTGACTGTTTTAGCCTTCCCACTTCGTTTCCCACTTAGCAATATTTGGGGACCTTAGCTGGCGGTCTGGGTTGTTTCCCTCTTGACACCGGACGTTAGCACCCGATGTCTGTCTCCCGTGATTGCACTCTTCGGTATTCGGAGTTTGCTATGGCGTAGTAATCCGCAATGGACCCCACAACCATGACAGTGCTCTACCCCCGAAGGTGATACACGAGGCACTACCTAAATAGTTTTCGGAGAGAACCAGCTATTTCCAGGTTTGTTTAGCCTTTCACCCCTATCCACAGCTCATCCCCTAACTTTTCAACGTTAGTGGGTTCGGACCTCCAGTACGTGTTACCGCACCTTCATCCTGGCCATGGATAGATCACCTGGTTTCGGGTCTACACCCAGCGACTGAAATCGCCCTGTTCGGACTCGCTTTCGCTACGCCTGCCCTAATCGGTTAAGCTTGCCACTGAATGTAAGTCGCTGACCCATTATACAAAAGGTACGCCGTCACCCCCTTGCGAAGGCTCCGACTGTTTGTATGCATGCGGTTTCAGGATCTGTTTCACTCCCCTCCCGGGGTTCTTTTCGCCTTTCCCTCACGGTACTGGTTCACTATCGGTCGATCACGAGTATTTAGCCTTGGAGGATGGTCCCCCCATCTTCAGACAGGATTTCACGTGTCCCGCCCTACTTCTCGTACACCCAGTTCTTCCTCGCTGTTTTCGTCTACAGGGCTATCACCTGCTATGGCCGCACTTTCCAGAGCGTTCGACTAACAATGAAGATAAAGAGTACAGGCTGCTCCCATTTCGCTCGCCACTACTCTGGGAATCTCGGTTGATTTCTTTTCCTGCGGCTACTTAGATGTTTCAGTTCGCCGCGTTCGCTTCGCGTAACCTATGTATTCAGTTACGGATGACCCATTCGGGCCGGGTTTCCCCATTCGGACATCTACGGATCAAAGCTCGTTTGCCAGCTCCCCGTAGCTTTTCGCAGGCTACCGCGTCCTTCATCGCCTGTGATCGCCAAGGCATCCACCACATGCACTTGTTCGCTTGACCCTATAACGGGTGCGTCTTCCGACCCACTCGCTACAGGTTGAGTATTCGTGTTGCGCCGTATTCCAAAGCAATCTTTCGATCACTTAAAAATACATCGATACAATCACAACCCTGATTCACCTACTCGATCACCCATCTCTAAGTGATCTTTCGTGAATCTCTTTACTACTTCTTCCTGATTGTTAAAGAACGACAGCCGATAGCGCAGTTACCATCACCACGTATCGCTCTGACTGGCTCAATCGCCAATGCATAACGCTCGGTGAATACCGAACACTAGGCATTGAGGATTGGTGGAGGATGACGGGATCGAACCGACGACCCCCTGCTTGCAAAGCAGGTGCTCTCCCAGCTGAGCTAATCCCCCCGGTCATGCACAGAACAGCATCTGCTTTCCATCCCCGGGGGTCTCACCGGTCAGCCACCGCAGAATCAGTGGTGGGTCTGGATGGATTCGAACCATCGACCCCCGCCTTATCAAGACGGTGCTCTAACCGGCTGAGCTACAGACCCCTGAGTCTGTCTGCGTATGCTGTGCATGTGTGTCTTCAAAGTTCACAGCCGATAAGCGTGAGCGCTTGGTGCGTCGCCTGACGCATAAGCTCTGGAAAGGAGGTGATCCAGCCGCACCTTCCGATACGGCTACCTTGTTACGACTTCACCCCAGTCATGAATCCTACCGTGGTGACCGTCCTCCTTGCGGTTAGACTAGCCACTTCTGGTAAAACCCACTCCCATGGTGTGACGGGCGGTGTGTACAAGACCCGGGAACGTATTCACCGCGGCATGCTGATCCGCGATTACTAGCGATTCCAGCTTCACGCACCCGAGTTGCAGAGTGCGATCCGGACTACGATCGGTTTTCTGGGATTGGCTCCACCTCGCGGCTTGGCAACCCTCTGTTCCGACCATTGTATGACGTGTGAAGCCCTACCCATAAGGGCCATGAGGACTTGACGTCATCCCCACCTTCCTCCGGTTTGTCACCGGCAGTCTCCCTGGAGTGCTCTTGCGTAGCAACTAGGGACAAGGGTTGCGCTCGTTGCGGGACTTAACCCAACATCTCACGACACGAGCTGACGACAGCCATGCAGCACCTGTGTTATGGCTCCCTTTCGGGCACATCCACCTCTCGGCAGACTTCCATACATGTCAAGGGTAGGTAAGGTTTTTCGCGTTGCATCGAATTAATCCACATCATCCACCGCTTGTGCGGGTCCCCGTCAATTCCTTTGAGTTTTAATCTTGCGACCGTACTCCCCAGGCGGTCAACTTCACGCGTTAGCTACGTTACCAAGCCAATGAAGGCCCGACAACCAGTTGACATCGTTTAGGGCGTGGACTACCAGGGTATCTAATCCTGTTTGCTCCCCACGCTTTCGTGCATGAGCGTCAGTATTGGCCCAGGGGGCTGCCTTCGCCATCGGTATTCCTCCACATCTCTACGCATTTCACTGCTACACGTGGAATTCTACCCCCCTCTGCCATACTCTAGCCCGCCAGTCACAAATGCAGTTCCCAGGTTAAGCCCGGGGATTTCACATCTGTCTTAGCGAACCGCCTGCGCACGCTTTACGCCCAGTAATTCCGATTAACGCTTGCACCCTACGTATTACCGCGGCTGCTGGCACGTAGTTAGCCGGTGCTTATTCTTCCGGTACCGTCATCCGCCACAGGTATTAACCACAGCGTTTTCTTTCCGGACAAAAGTGCTTTACAACCCGAAGGCCTTCTTCACACACGCGGCATTGCTGGATCAGGCTTGCGCCCATTGTCCAAAATTCCCCACTGCTGCCTCCCGTAGGAGTCTGGGCCGTGTCTCAGTCCCAGTGTGGCTGGTCGTCCTCTCAGACCAGCTACAGATCGTCGCCTTGGTAGGCCTTTACCCCACCAACTAGCTAATCTGCCATCGGCCGCCCCTGTAGCACGAGGTCCCGAAGGATCCCCCGCTTTCCTCCGCAGAGCGTATGCGGTATTAATCCGGCTTTCGCCGGGCTATCCCCCACTACAGGACACGTTCCGATGTATTACTCACCCGTTCGCCACTCGCCACCAGGGTTGCCCCCGTGCTGCCGTTCGACTTGCATGTGTAAGGCATGCCGCCAGCGTTCAATCTGAGCCAGGATCAAACTCTTCAGTTCAAACCTGTTACTGTTTCTCGGGCTCTCTCGAACCCGGTCGCTCACTCAACGTACTGACGAATGATCCTTCCATCTCTCGACAGAAAAACCTTCCTTTCATTACTGTGTGAGACCTGATACTTTCGCTTCACCCGGCCCCGTAAGACCCGGTGTGCGCCAGCGCATCAAGCGCCCACACTTATCGGCTGTTAGTTTTTAAAGATCAGTTACGCTTCCACGAGCGCGCTGCACCGGATGACTACCTTCGCCACCCCCTGCACCGCTTCGTTTCTGCGCCCGCTGCATCAGCAGCAGAGAAACGAGATTATGAAGAACTTTCGTGTCGCCGTCAACAGTTTTCAGCAACTTCCTGAACCTGCCCACCGCGCCGAAAGCCTCGCCAGCCAAGGCTCTCCCGCTTCCCGTGCCCCGGCGTCCGGAGCACGAAAGAGCGAGATTCTAGCGAGCCCCACCCCGCCTGGCAAGCGTTATTTTGACAGGCGTATTAACGATGCGCGTCGCGCCCGTTCACCTGCACAGATGGCACGACACAAGCGCTCAAAACCCCTGAGCGCGTATCAGCGGACATCGGCAAAATCAGCAGACACCGGCAACACAAACACTCAAACGACAGAGCGCCCCGCGTGCTGCTGCATGACCCGCTGCACGACACCCATGTAGTGATCGAGATCCGGCGTCGCACGGTTCGCTTCCTTCGCGCGATCGTCCCATCTGCGCAGACGCAGCGCGTCTTCGGCATAGGGTCTCTGCAGGAACGCTTCAGCCTCGTCCCGGCTGAAAACACCCCCCTGCAATTCCAGACTGCGCACTGAGTCGGCGGAAAGCTGGCCGAAATAGGCGTCGTCGATCGCGCAGAGGCAGCGCTTGGCGTCGACGTGCAGCCGGATCGGCTCAAGCACCGCGTCGCCGAACACCGGCCGCAAGAAAGGCAGCGCAAAGTATTGATGCAGATCGTCGATGCCCCGCTCCGTCGGCGTCTCGCCCTGCAGATTCAGCAGATGTCCGAGGTCATGCAGAAACGCCGCGGCCACCAGCGACTCGTCAGCGCTCGCCTCTTCCGCCAGCGCGCCGCTTTGCAGCGCATGTTCCAACTGCGTCACCGGCTCGCCGCTATAAGCGAGGTTGCCGTATCGCTCATACAACGAGTGGATGTCGTTCAAGCTCAGTGCCACGTTCCTACTCCCAAAGTAACGAAAGGTCTTCAGACGACTGACGGTTTCATCGCTTCCTGAGCGCCTTTCTCATAGCCAGGCCGCCTCCTCGATGCCGCCAAGCGGCATCAGCCCGGTCCGAGCCTCCGGCATTTCCCACACGTCGACCAGCCCCCCGCGCGCAACTCGCAAATCACACGCGTAGGGCCGCTTCGTGCACATGCCCGGCGGCAACCCAAAGCCCTCCGACCGCCCTTTCGACGATGCAACTCAGCGCGAAATCGAAGCCCAAAGCATCGCCGGCTCGCTCACGCGACAAGCCGGGCAGGCACTCGGAACTCTGCGACCGTTCATAACGCGTGAGCCTCACCTCTCACCTCTCACCTCTCACCTCTCACCTCTCACCTCTCACCTCTCACCTCTCACCTCTCACCTCTCACCTCTCACCTCTCACCTCTCACCTCTCACCTCTCACTCTCACCCATACCCAGCGGCGTCTTTGAACACAGCGCGTCTACCGTCGACGTTCGCCGGCAAAACCATCCCAATCTTCCTGCCCGTACAAAGATGGAACACATAACGAACACATAGAGCACATCGAGTGCATGCCATACATGACGGCGGCACGCCGCGTACGATCACCAGACGACGAGGTTCGTAACCGGCGGCACCACGCAGTCGCCCTTGATCGCCGCCTCACCTCCAGCATCTTGCCGATGAACAGCGCAACGCCAGCAACAGCCGCCGCTTAGAGGTAGCCAAACTCACATCCGTCGACGCACACCGCCACCTTCGGCTGGGACGTATGCGTCCGCATTAACGCCGCCGCCCGCTCGCCATCGCGCGATGCAAGCGCTGTCAGCATTGCGCGATGCCCGGCGAGCGAGCGCGCCATCGCATCCGCATGCGCTACCGGCGCAGCGCGTCGAAAAAGACTCATTTCGCCGACAAGCCTCCGATACGTCTCATACAGCTTCCGGTTTCCCGCCGCAACCACCAGCGCGTCGTGAAACGCAAGCCTCGCGCGCGCATAGGCGTCGTGATCGGCAGCATCGGACGCCGCGCGCATGGCATCGAGCCATTCGCGCAA includes:
- a CDS encoding phosphonate degradation HD-domain oxygenase, producing the protein MALSLNDIHSLYERYGNLAYSGEPVTQLEHALQSGALAEEASADESLVAAAFLHDLGHLLNLQGETPTERGIDDLHQYFALPFLRPVFGDAVLEPIRLHVDAKRCLCAIDDAYFGQLSADSVRSLELQGGVFSRDEAEAFLQRPYAEDALRLRRWDDRAKEANRATPDLDHYMGVVQRVMQQHAGRSVV